The proteins below are encoded in one region of Salvelinus namaycush isolate Seneca chromosome 32, SaNama_1.0, whole genome shotgun sequence:
- the LOC120027189 gene encoding sodium/potassium-transporting ATPase subunit alpha-3-like translates to MDELKKEVPLTEHKMSIEEVCQKYATDIVQGLTNAKAAEYLARDGPNALTPPPTTPEWVKFCRQLFGGFSILLWTGAILCFLAYAIQAATEDEPAGDNLYLGIVLSAVVIITGCFSYFQEAKSSKIMESFKNMVPQQALVIREGEKMQINAEEVVAGDLVEVKGGDRIPADLRIVSAHGCKVDNSSLTGESEPQSRSPDCTHDNPLETRNVAFFSTNCVEGTARGIVVCTGDRTVMGRIATLTSGLESGKTPIAKEIEHFIHLITGVAVFLGITFFILAVCLGYTWLEAVIFLIGIIVANVPEGLLATVTVCLTLTAKRMARKNCLVKNLEAVETLGSTSTICSDKTGTLTQNRMTVAHMWFDNQIHEADTTEDQSGASFDKSSETWLALARVAALCNRAQFKAAQDQLPILKRGVAGDASESALLKCIELSCGSVKQMREKNKKVAEIPFNSTNKYQLSVHETEDENDNRYLLVMKGAPERILDRCSTILIQGKEQPMDEEMKEAFQNAYMELGGLGERVLGFCHLLMPEDQYPKGFAFDCDDVNFTTENLCFVGLMSMIDPPRAAVPDAVGKCRSAGIKVIMVTGDHPITAKAIAKGVGIISEGNETVEDIASRLNIPVSQVNPRDAKACVIHGTDLKDLSQDQMDEILRNHTEIVFARTSPQQKLIIVEGCQRQGAIVAVTGDGVNDSPALKKADIGVAMGISGSDVSKQAADMILLDDNFASIVTGVEEGRLIFDNLKKSIAYTLTSNIPEITPFLFFILVNIPLPLGTITILCIDLGTDMVPAISLAYEAAESDIMKRQPRNPARDKLVNERLISIAYGQIGMIQALGGFFSYFVILAENGFLPSLLVGIRLNWDDRSNNDLEDSYGQQWTYEQRKIVEYTCHTAFFVSIVVVQWADVIICKTRRNSVFQQGMRNKILIFGLFEETALAAFLSYTPGMDVALRMYPLKPSWWFCAFPYSFLIFVYDEIRKLILRRNPGGWVEKETYY, encoded by the exons ATGGATGAACTGAAGAAGGAAGTTCCCTTG ACGGAACACAAGATGTCCATCGAGGAGGTATGCCAGAAGTACGCTACTGATATAGTCCAG GGTCTGACCAACGCTAAGGCCGCTGAGTACCTGGCTCGAGACGGCCCCAACGCCCTCACACCTCCCCCCACCACCCCCGAGTGGGTCAAGTTCTGTCGCCAGCTGTTCGGTGGCTTCTCCATCCTGCTGTGGACTGGCGCCATCCTCTGTTTCTTGGCCTACGCCATCCAAGCCGCCACCGAGGATGAGCCCGCCGGAGACAAT ttgtaCCTGGGTATCGTTCTCTCGGCTGTGGTCATCATCACCGGCTGTTTCTCCTACTTCCAGGAGGCCAAGAGCTCCAAAATCATGGAGTCCTTCAAGAACATGGTGCCCCAG CAAGCCCTGGTGATCCGTGAGGGCGAGAAGATGCAGATCAACGCTGAGGAGGTGGTGGCGGGAGATCTGGTGGAGGTGAAGGGAGGAGATAGGATCCCCGCCGACCTCAGGATCGTCTCTGCTCACGGCTgcaag GTGGATAACTCCTCCCTGACAGGCGAATCAGAACCCCAGAGCAGGTCACCTGACTGTACCCATGACAACCCCCTGGAGACCCGCAACGTCGCTTTCTTCTCCACCAACTGTGTGGAAG GCACGGCGCGTGGCATCGTGGTATGCACCGGTGACCGTACCGTCATGGGCCGTATCGCCACCCTCACCTCCGGCCTGGAGTCGGGCAAGACCCCCATCGCCAAGGAGATCGAGCACTTCATCCACCTGATCACAGGCGTGGCTGTGTTCCTGGGCATCACCTTCTTCATCCTGGCCGTCTGCCTGGGCTACACCTGGCTAGAGGCCGTCATCTTCCTCATCGGCATCATCGTGGCCAACGTGCCCGAGGGCCTACTGGCTACTGTCACT gtgtgtCTGACCTTGACCGCTAAGCGTATGGCTCGTAAGAACTGCCTGGTGAAGAACCTTGAGGCTGTGGAGACCCTGGGCTCCACCTCAACCATCTGCTCTGATAAAACCGGTACCCTGACCCAGAACAGGATGACCGTGGCCCACATGTGGTTCGACAACCAGATCCACGAGGCCGACACCACGGAGGACCAGTCTG gcGCCTCCTTCGACAAGAGCTCGGAGACGTGGTTGGCGCTGGCGCGCGTGGCGGCCCTGTGTAACCGGGCGCAGTTCAAGGCAGCTCAAGACCAGCTGCCCATCCTGAAGAGGGGCGTGGCGGGTGACGCCTCCGAGTCTGCGCTGCTGAAATGTATCGAGCTGTCCTGCGGCAGCGTCAAACAGATGAGGGAGAAGAACAAGAAGGTGGCCGAGATCCCCTTCAACTCCACCAACAAGTACCAG CTCTCTGTGCATGAGACGGAGGATGAGAACGACAACCGCTACCTGCTGGTGATGAAGGGAGCGCCAGAGAGGATCTTGGACCGCTGCTCCACCATCTTGATCCAGGGCAAGGAGCAGCCCATGGATGAGGAGATGAAGGAGGCCTTCCAGAACGCCTACATGGAGCTGggaggactgggagagagagtactcg GTTTCTGCCACCTGCTAATGCCTGAGGACCAGTACCCCAAGGGCTTTGCCTTCGACTGTGACGACGTCAACTTCACCACAGAGAACCTGTGCTTCGTGGGCCTCATGTCCATGATTGACCCTCCTCGTGCCGCCGTGCCTGACGCCGTGGGCAAATGTCGTTCCGCTGGCATCAAAGTCATCATGGTGACCGGCGATCATCCAATCACAGCCAAGGCTATCGCTAAGGGCGTGGGCATCATCTCCGAGGGCAACGAGACAGTGGAGGACATCGCCTCCCGCCTCAATATCCCCGTCAGCCAGGTCAACCCCAG ggatGCCAAGGCGTGTGTGATCCACGGAACAGACCTGAAGGATCTGTCCCAGGATCAGATGGATGAGATCCTGAGGAACCACACTGAGATTGTGTTCGCCAGGACCTCCCCCCAGCAGAAACTCATCATCGTGGAGGGCTGCCAGAGACAg gGTGCCATTGTGGCTGTGACTGGTGATGGTGTGAATGACTCTCCAGCCCTGAAGAAGGCTGACATCGGCGTCGCCATGGGGATCTCCGGCTCAGACGTGTCCAAACAAGCCGCTGACATGATCCTGCTGGACGACAACTTTGCCTCCATCGTCACCGGAGtggaagagg GCCGCCTGATCTTTGACAACCTGAAGAAGTCCATTGCCTACACCCTGACTAGTAACATTCCTGAGATCACCcccttcctcttcttcatcctgGTCAACATCCCACTCCCCTTAGGGACCATCACCATCCTCTGTATCGACCTGGGAACCGACATg GTGCCAGCTATCTCTCTGGCCTACGAGGCAGCAGAGAGTGACATCATGAAGAGACAGCCCAGGAACCCAGCCAGGGACAAACTGGTTAACGAGAGGCTGATCAGTATCGCCTACGGACAGATTG ggATGATCCAGGCTCTGGGAGGGTTCTTCTCCTACTTTGTGATCCTGGCGGAGAACGGTTTCCTTCCCTCTTTATTGGTGGGCATCAGGCTAAACTGGGACGACCGTTCCAACAACGACCTAGAGGACAGCTACGGACAGCAATGG ACCTATGAACAGAGGAAGATAGTGGAGTACACCTGTCACACAGCCTTCTTCGTCAGTATTGTGGTGGTACAGTGGGCTGATGTCATCATCTGCAAGACCAGGCGCAACTCTGTCTTCCAGCAGGGCATGAG GAATAAGATCCTGATATTTGGGCTGTTTGAGGAGACGGCCCTGGCTGCCTTCCTGTCCTACACCCCAGGCATGGACGTGGCTCTCAGGATGTACCCCCTCAA gccCAGCTGGTGGTTCTGTGCATTCCCGTACAGTTTCCTCATCTTCGTTTACGATGAGATCCGAAAACTCATCCTGCGTCGGAACCCCGGAG GCTGGGTGGAAAAAGAGACATACTATTAG